Genomic window (Culex pipiens pallens isolate TS chromosome 3, TS_CPP_V2, whole genome shotgun sequence):
GCACTACCTGAACGTGCCCTACCCGGACGACAACAAAATGGCCGTCATCACGCCGAACCTGGCCCTGTGGGGTGACAAGAAGGAGTGGACCAAGGAGGAGCTGGTCAGCCAGCTGAAGCCCATGTGTAAGTGTCAACCGCCGAGCACAGAAAGTCAAATCTATCAACCTAATCGGAGGGCAGTTTTTCCTGCAGTTTTCAGCGAGGACGAACCGGACGCCACGAACGAGATCGAGATCTCCACGGCGGAAACGGTCGAGGCCATCGTGAGCCAGCTGATGGAGAAGCAACGGATGGCGCGGCAGTCGGCGCTCGTCAAGCAGCTCGAGTGTGGCTGCCCGGACGCGAACTGCGTCGACGGGAAGAGCTGCTCGCACCCGATGAGGCGGATCAGCGCGGCCAAGAGTGCGAGCACCGAGCTGGGCAAGCGGACGACCGAGGGAGGAGCGGCAGGCCATCTGGGTGGCGGCGCAGGGACGGCGCCGAACGTGCTGATCGGATCGAGGGTAGGTGGCTTAAGTTGAAACGTTTAAATAACctaattcaatttaaaagtatttaattgAGTGGAAGAACTTCAATCACCTTCgtaattcaaccaaaaaaaaaaaggaaaaaataatcCATAAACGTTTGACTTTAAAATCACGCCCTTCCTTTTAATCCGCTACTTTTATGACAATAGTTATACACGACGGTCACCAAAAGCCCAGTCAAATAAATTATCTATTTAATATTCTCcctaaaaaataagacaaaaaatgtccaattaacaatcattttttgtaaaagGTTCGCTAAATTATAGATATTTTGgtttaaatagttaaaaaaaatataacaattctggagttttttttttgttgaaaaggttcaatataccaaatttccagtttttgctttttgggtgtttttgaaaccgccttgagacaggggtattaaaaaacacccaaaaagaaaaaaaactgaaaatttggtttattggaccttttcaaaaaaactccagaattattaaattgagtggcaaaatattttcacagtttcatttaattttgcatCTTAAGTTTTACGCTTAAAGCAGggatgctcaaagtttttgaatggcgggccaaatttgaagctcacatgagcttgcgggccatacgagaattttttttttaattttcaatcaataaaacttgaaaaaaatacaaatattattgattaaattttattcgaatcagaaaatcaaaaaaaaaaaataccaacgtAAATATTATTCATCTGCTTTTCATTGTAACTTTCGTGGCTCAACAAtcgtgatttcaaaaatatattgaaaattataaagttgtatttaaattgatttttttttatttatttctggaaTATGATTAAGAAGGTGTGACACTAACTTTGAAAaagtgtgtaattttttttaattatgtgcaatcttaattttaaatagttAGATAAAGATGTTTCAATAATTATTCCTTCAAcgttaattaaatttcaataaatatttgatgaaaatgttgACATAATTTACTCTTTTTAATTATGGGTTTGCCATACATTGATCCCGATTatacaattatttttatattgacaaaatctaaaaagggcgtgatcattcaaaatgggtccgaaGACCACAAAAAATGacctcgcgggccatactttggtcacccctggctTAAAGTCTCTTACAGAGACTAGGGTGGCCATTTCAAATGAGTGTttatatgaaaatgtttcaagttatgattaaaagtttttgaagaacaaattagcattcaattttttttcactcatTCTAAAATACGCTTTTttatttatgagattttttatatctttttgaTGTTCTTTTTTTCAGTACGAGAGTATTAGTATATGAAAGGTatttgcaaaaagaaaaaaaaagatcatttttattatttgatatccTTTTTAGATACTTAACCTAATTTGGACACGGAATTGACTTAACAGATTTTCgacaaagtgcaccgttttcaagtaataagCTTTTGCATGGTTGAATTTGTTTGAAGATTGTTCAATGTTTTGcaagttaaaaatatttcaagaacgTTTTCGTTCTAActcatgaaaagaaaaaaaaaattcacaagacAAAGAAAATTGCCTACAATTTTTCTATTTAAGTCTTTATTAATCGAAAAACTGATTGCAAAGAAACAACGTACTCAAGTTTAGAAATCATGATTTACATTGTTTTAAGTGACTATTGCAGTATATTGGTTCGATGTTAATTATAAAcaatgaaatttgtttgaaattttctgaagattttattaaaaatattttgaaaaatatgaaattaattcaaacattttttaacacgtATTTTcgatgtttgtcttgattttgaAGTAATGAAATTGTTATAACTTAAAATAGcagaatatttcacaaaaatcaatttgtgaACATtgaaattcagaccatttttcaaaaaatttaaacttcaaaaggcTACATTTCAGCAGCCAGTTGTCCAACTAAAAATGTCCTAagaagaaaacaattttttcaggcattttttcttgtttttcgaacattttttttaactattttaaattcattttccaaaatttaacaatctaaaaaaataccaataaaGCCTACAATTGTATTATtgtgtacattgtaatttttttgtctttcaaAAATACCCCAAAAAATCAGTGCAAtttgaaaccaaatttgcatgttttattatcttggttttaaaataaaatgagtgTTCTGTGAtctcattttagtcaatttgtatattttttttgattgccttctaaatttcaaatcatttttttcaacatttcatcaAAGCCATtgtggccgccatcttggatttaaacatctaaatcttgagattttttttgaaaaggtccaataaaccaaattttcagtttttgctttttgggtgttttttaatacccctgactcaaggcggttgcaaaaacacccaaaaagcaaaaactggaaatttggtttattggacctttaaatttccagaaattatTTTAGAGatgaccttcggataatcgagtctgaagtctgttttgttttactttttgctccattattttgaatgttgggcttgaaattttgtgtcatgtcattttcgattgtaaatttgcGATTTTGTATCTGAAACTTATATTTTAGTTTGGTATTtttatgtgacattttctgttttttttcctcaaaatgtTATGGCTCTGGTAACAGATTCAGGTGCAAAAGATCCCTGTTTTATTCTCattcacaatataaaaaaaaataaataaaaacaataccgCTCTcgacttttaattttaaaatttaaataaaaaaattgtattttttgtattcgtTTTAATATacagtcctaatcataacctaaaaCTTCCACGACTTTGTACAACCAGTTCACAAAATTGATATGACAatgactaatgatgcaaaatgaattattttgccatagataatttttttttcacttaaaacaaaacgtataaaattaataaatcgcAAACAAAATGCGAAAATGTTTGAGATAATTTTTTATTAGTattcataaatataaaaaaaaataaaaattggtacTTTGActtaaattctttgattttaCGTCTTTTAACGATGTTtagttccaaaattcaaaacttgtaaaatgataatttacattttattcaaaaaaaaaaaaaataagcattatacaatgtatttggaatagtttacaatcttttttaaaagttttttttttcaatgaaaaatttaattttagtgaaTATTTTTTGGCGCAAAGATTTTTtgggcatttttttaaaaaagagcgTGACGGgtggaaaaaattgcaaaagcCTTAATAATCAtttaagcaaaacaatgcaaaagtgCCGTTGTGGGTTTGcaaacaaagagtgtatcccttttgcattgttttgctagagttTAAACATCTTTAAATGAACGGCTatgatataaattttatttgggGATCAAAATCCATTAACATATCACAGTCATCGGTTGTAATTCATGTTTATTACACTACATTACATCACCCCCGATTCCGAGATTTTCTCTCAACCACATCTCGGCACAAATCAAGCAATATAATccaataatcatcatcaatcgAGCCCAATTTAGCACCTTCTGCTCGATATGAACTAGAATCAACATCATAAGATAACTTTCCTCCCCCTCCATTCTCACGTTAACCACAAAATCTCAATTAACTTTCTCTGCTTCTCGTTTCCTCCCCTCTCTCCCCCTCCCACATCATGACCAACCCACAGATGTACCCCCGGTGGATAGACAACCGCCAGAGATCCCGAGAGCAACAGCAGCAAGCCCTCCTAGACAGTGCCCGACAGTCCGGCCAGAAGGACACTCCGATCCACTTCCAAGTCATTCCTACctctcagcagcagcagcaaagctCAAGCAGCACGAATCACTCCAACAATCTAAATTCAATTAGAGCAGCAATTGCCGGCAATCATCACCCTTCCTCGGCGGCCGGAACAACCCCGGCTTCGTCGACCTCCTCCATCGTGGTCAGCAGCAGTAATTTAACGCTCACCCAACATCTCAACTCACTCAACGGCACCGCCAGCAACAACTCACAATTAACAAGTGTCAGTAGTCACATTACCAACGGTCATTTGGCCGcggcccagcagcagcagcagcagcagcaccaactCCACCACCATCAGCAGCGGGCTCACATGATCATTGCCGGCAATAACTCGTCCTCGGTCGCGGCTTCTAATAATGGCCGCGAAGCTCACATTTCAATGGCGACCGCGAGGACGACCCCCACGTCGTCGTCCTCATCGTCCTCGGGGGTGGACTCCAGCGTCGTCAATCAGCGGCAACCGGCGGCGGATGCTGGCAACACGGCCAACGGGGGTGGATTGATGAGCAACGGCACTAATGGCAGCAATAGTGGTGGCCATCATAATCACATTACGGTTAATAATGGTGCGGTCACGAGTGCGTCAATGGTTAGTGCGAAtggtggtggtgggggtggggCAGTGACGTCGGGGGCGTCGTCCGGGGGAACACCCTCGCTGGTGCTGAGTCTGTCACAGGTGAGAGGAATCTTGGGGATCTTTAATCATGCTTATCAGACATAATCAGAGTAACTGTCATTAATTAAACAGATTATCAATCATTTATAAGAATTGACATAATTCACCTATTTGAtacagcatttttgaaaaaagttacattttgttTGCTCTGTGATAAATACGTCAAATTATTTATCACAGAGCAAACAAAACTCCAACACGTCAAACAAACGTGGAATTACTCGCGTAGGCATTCGAATgttgttagctctgccgagctttggTGAATCATTTCTACGCAGGCAAGCCGTGCGCGATGTATCTCAGCTctaatcgacaagccccgccctaaaaaCGTGGAATCAGTGCTTCAAAGGACCTTCTGAATGcaactaagagagttggaattgttgAAACTTTACGGAAAATGCGagccattttaagatttttattttatgttttttggacctcaaacttccaaacccgttttaccccacttctatttgtcgtagagggctcatatttggcaaacAATCGCAGCAAGTTTCATCCACGTCACGTCGATACGAACTCTTCACTTTGACGAAAAATTCAAtcctaaattatttaaaatttaaaacataggggaaattctcgtatgtttggcaggttaagcacttgctcctaattttgtccaatttgctcatttacactatttaaacaactcattttgcaaaacatttgaaagaaacttgcttgctcacttcttattgagctatttaggggaaatatacccattttaatcactctaagccgtttgaccaattctcatcactttgccgttttccgctattaaatcaacatttacagatatttcaacaatggagagttgcttgctcactttaattcgagctatttataactttggaacagtcaaaaacactttttggaagccgtaATTCATGAAATTGGTGCttataggccgataatagaaataggctgaaaaagggtatagttcccttaTCActggatttcagttgaaaacgcttttatgagctgtaattgaatgtcaaagtgctgatatggcaacattagaggcacgttggaattagatgctgttcccctacattctgatatttcgaaaattaaaattcaacaattataaaattcatttaggccgttgcatacattttttttaagtttatgtgtctcgactctgaccaaagtttgaaaaataaatcaataaaaaggttaacaaccacattttttttcaatttgaatgaaaaaatggatttaaaatgcatttgacaCATGTGcacttgttttgcaattataagtttccaaaatatcataATATCTTAAtacaagttgagttttttttttgtggaaaaagggTTTTTGCTAaagtacattggaattccataaatattcaaaatttaaaaataaaactttaaaatttaacctTGCTGAATTTGATTATTAAggtagaaaaatgcatttttgattgttttcagttgatgagacttttatttccattgaaattttaaagttttttgattttttttgcctcttgatttttcggaaaattttgaagggggattaacaaaatcattcaataatatttgcaacggcctaattgaaaactcaagaataaaaaaaaatctaaaattcaattaaaatttgaaatccaaaattgttaaaccttaaaaattaggattctaaatatttaaaaaaaatcaggataattttttttatatttaacaattcattaatttcataaaattataaatttaaacttCTAAAgatcataaaacaaaaaaaatataaactcaaATGcatagattcttaaattcctaaatgcCGCTATTTTGATGTCATCTTTGAATGTAGAAGtttttataacttgaaaaacGTGGCTAACTTTGAAGCAGTAttgaagtcatattttaggttagagaatcaaattctgtgaaaaatataaatgcGTAATTCGATTGTCAAACAAActgtttaagagcgagtttttcaccgatgtgaaacaggtcgtatcaaggtgctccgatttggatgaaactttcagggtttgtttgtctatacatgagatgaactcatgccaaatatgagccctctacgacaaagggaagtggggtaaaacgggcattgaagtttgaggtccaaaaaacatgaaaaatcttaaaattgctcgcatttccgtaaaacttcatcaattccaactctcttagatgcattcgaatggtcttttgaagcccttcaaaatgtgctatagacatccaggattggtttgactttttctcatagcttttgcaaattactgttaaaaatggatttttttaaaaccttaataacttttcccaacagcctccaacacccatactcccataggtcaaaagttagggaatttcatggactataagcctacggtattaactttttggccaaacgcagtttttctcatagtttgacgatttttctagaacaaacattttacaacgttagtttttgccctgtaggccgccatagcggcattttttggtctcaattttgtcatattcggaatcctcggacaatttcacgtaagttagaagtattggagttgtaaatttgattggaaaaattgccgtttagaatgaattaaaatattttttaacaatttgttggattgggggtaaaacaggttttcgcctacttgatacagcatttgacgtattgatcatagggttaataagatctttttcttttttcaaaaatgttttatttaattattttttaaagaaatattaccactccaatacttctaacttacgtgaaattgtccgaggattccgaatatgacaaaattgagaccaaaaagtgccgctatggcggcctacagggcaaaaactaacgttgtaaaatgtttgttctagaaaaaccgtaaaactatgagaaaaactgcgattggccaaaaagttaataccgtaggcttatagtccatgaaattccctaacttttgacctatgggagtatgggtgttggaggctgttgggaaaagttattaaggttttaaaaaaatccatttttaacagtaatttgcaaaagctatgagaaaaagtcaaaccaatcctggatgtctatagcacattttgaagggcttcaaaagaccattcgaatgcatctaagagagttggaattgatgaagttttacggaaatgcgagcaattttaagatttttcatgttttttggacctcaaacttcaatgcccgttttaccccacttccctttgtcgtagagggctcatatttggcatgagttcatctcatgtatagacaaacaaaccctgaaagtttcatccaaatcggagcacctcgatacgacctctagaacaaaccgagcagaatctacaaatactgcctcttaaataaaatcaaatcccTTAGTTTTGACcttcttattttttgaattttgaatttcattgtcaatttttaaatatttatgcttttgaactactattttttttcaatttttaaagccttgaatttttttaaatttttttattcttaataataaaatcaatcaaaatcaaattattcgctctacagcattgccttggcgttctcgattgcgagattcctctcgaaactaagtgtccgaaggcttgattgttgaggcaattgcaaactgacggcctttggattgtgagtccaacttcctaccagtgactccaccgagacaggtcccaggcagacgactcctacacctggactgagctaacgacctaaccctctaggttagtccgggtccaacatttacttccccacccgacggaaggcgtgatcagacaaatctcgtctcgaaaaatgccaccgggaccgtctgggatcgaacccaagccaaCTGGATGataggcaatcacgcttacccctacaccaccaATGGTTTCTacttttttgaattgaaatacAATTTTATATCTTTATTTTAGTAGTTCTTATgttgtaaacatattttttttaatgaattaaatttcatttacatttttttttatttctaaatctttgatttttttttgtcctgaACATTATTAGAGAATTGTATTGCTTTTCTCTCTGTTATATTTCTTACTGAGCAAAAAGCTAAATCcgtctttttaatttttcgattatatatataacattgatgtTTAGAGTAACCTGGAGCTCGGTCCAGGCCTTCAaagatttgcatttttttccgaaaaaatggcCCTGCAAAAACAAGATAGGCAACACCATTTGAATCCGCTTGGGccgattaaaaaaagtttaactctgaaggcctgtaccgagctccaggttgcttgaaacttcaaagttacaaaaactacaaaaacttgcgcaaggatctggcctaaaTACCAATGGTGTTTAATGTAAACGCATTAGTGACTTAAGAGTCTAAAAAATtacctttaaaaaatgtttgtttttttaagagttaaatcccatttaagcTCATGattgggatttgggcttagtaccACTAGAACAGGACGCTGAATGGCCGCcagaaagtcatttttgttacaccctggtatatttgtataatttgaaaacggctAAATACacttaattttcattaattttatgcttttcaattgtttaaaGATTTGTATGGATAAATCAATAATGTAaaataggctctttggtctaagaaaaaataatttgatcgtttggggcaaaatgcactccTTGCTTTTCGCTTACTATCGTATaggattttagatttttcgggaaaaataataatagagtTATTGGAAACTTAACATTCCACAATGGTACAGTCCTAGTTTGGGCAtcgcagaataaaaaaaaacagagttatttacaaaacgaaaagaaatgtgtatttgatttgatttgatttttgtttaacttttaatacaatttataggcaaaaaatttcaagttaaaattttctttataataaaaaaaataaataaaaaatatgataataataataataataataataataataataatattaataataataataataataataataaaacttgCATACCTATCTTTGGTCAAACGAAATTATACTAATCAAATTTATATAATCTTGTTTCCCATCTCTAGCTCCAAGGCTCCCCCGGATCCTTGCTGATCCTGAACGGCCAACAGCAATCCTTCGTCTGCCATCCCtcccagcaacagcagcagcaacagcaacaactccACCAGCAACAACTGCTCCAGCAGCGCAAAGCGGCCCTGGAGAATGCGGCCGCCAAAGCGGActccagcagcagcggcagcagctcCGGCGGAAGTATCAAGATGGAAAACTCCCCCTCGGACAGTTGCAGCTCGTCCGGGCTGGTGCCGAAGCAGGAAGTTATGGacgcctcgtcgtcgtcgtcggcctcGCCGGGATCGATGCTGGGTCACCACCAGCACCAGGGTCCGACGTCGAACGGGTTGTTCGGAGGGTTTTTGAAGCACAGCCTGGCTGGGCAACACCATGACAACATGCCGTTCTTCAACGAAACGCTGGATCTGTCCCAGGAGGACATCCAGAAGACGCTGAGTGCCAACATGCCGTTGGGCCATGGCCAGGGTGGAGGAGTTGGCGCGGGGACTCAGTCGGGGACGCCGACGGACGATGTCATGAACGGGGAGATTAACCCGATGGACTTTATCGAGAACTGTGGGGATAACCACGACGCCGTTGATGACGACGTGTTTGTCAACTTGGATGCGTTCGATATGCTGGTGGAGTTCCCGGAGCTGGAGCTGGACGCCAAGAGCAGTTTTCTGAACGAAAGCGAAACGGGTACGGACGCTGGAGGCGATCTGGACGATGCAGCGAGTGATCTGAGTCATTACAAGTTGTCCGCGGACAGTGGGATCGTAGCGGACGGAAGTCTGCATCATGGAGGCTCGAACGCGTCCACCATTACGGACTTTAGTCCGGAGTGGGCGTATCCGGAGGGGGGAATCAAGGTGCTAGTGACTGGCCCGTGGAGTGCCAGCTCGTCCTATACAGTATTATTCGACTCGTTCCCGGTGCCGACGACGCTGGTCCAGAACGGAGTCCTGCGGTGCTACTGCCCGGCCCACGAGGTGGGCGTGGTCACGTTGCAGGTGGCCTGCGACGGCTATGTGATATCGAACGCGGTCAACTTTGAGTACAAATCGCCGCCCAAGTTCGAGACCAAGTGCGAGGGCAGCGGGAACGACATGCTGTACAAGTTCAACCTGCTGAACCGGCTCGAGTCGATCGACGAGAAGCTGCAGATCAAGGTGGAGCCGGGCGAGCTGGTGGGtgcttgttattgttattgacttgaaacaaaaaaaaatcgaacctttCTTCAACAGCCCGAGGACTCGACCCTGTTCAAGCAGACCAACTTCGAGGACCGACTGGTGTCGTACTGCGAGTCGCTGACGGCCAAGATGTGGCGCTCGGTAACGCCGGGCTCGTGGCTGGGAAAGCACCGCGGCATGACGCTGCTTCATCTGGCGTCCGCCCTCGGGTACGCCAAGCTGGTCCGGACGATGCTGACCTGGAAGGCGGAGAACTCCAACGTCATACTGGAGGCGGAGATTGACGCCTTGAGTCAGGACCAGGACGGGTTCACGCCGCTGGTGAGTACAGGTTTTGGGGGGATTGTGTCTGTTAGATTTCAAATCTTGGCTCGCATGCTTCACAGATGTGGGCCTGTGCCCGAGGTCACATTGAGGCCGCCGTCGTCCTCTACAAGTGGAACCAGACCGCACTGAACGTGAAAAACAACGCCCAGCAGAGTCCGCTGGAGGTGGCGAAGTGCCGCGGGTTCTCCGGACTCGTTGCCGAGCTGGAAAAGCATGAAACCAAACGACTCCAAACCAAGAGCAAATCGCTGGCCTCAACTTCCGCTTCGGCGATGCCAACGCTGGCATCGATTACCTCATCCTGTACCACTTCCACTTCCACTGCTTCCGCCGTAGCCGCCCCATCGCGTCCTTCTTCCGCTTCAAGTATTGCTTCCGCCGCTACGCTTGCCGCCGGTTCGCGTCGTAACAGCCGCAGCCGAACGGCTGCGATCGAGCCGCCAGAAGTGGCCGCCACCGACTCCAGCCCGGAGCATAGCTTCATCAGCGATCTGTTCAGCTACAACGACGCCCTCAACGCCAGCAACAGCGATAGCTGCAGCAACGACAACTTTGGACTGTCCTCGTCCTTCAACCCGTCACTGTCGCCGTACGGTGACCACAAAAGTGGCGGTTCGTCGACGAGCGGAACGCTGCACTACGCCCTCGAGAACAACAACTCGAACCCGATGCTGTCGAACGCGCTGTCCCCGAACTCGGACAGCAACCGAAGCCACGACGGTGTGTTTCTGCGACCGGGAGCGGTGTTTTCGAGGTGAGATTCGTGCGAAGAAGTGATTTGGGTCTTATTTGACGCATGTACGTATTTTACAGTGGCCAAAGTCCGCCGGGGGCGCGCCTCTCCAAGCGGTCCTCCATCGACAGTGGCATCAACATGGAGACGCGTTCGTCGCTCAGCAAAGCTGGCAAGTCGCTGCGGGAGTCGCAGCGGCTGAACAGGTTAGTACAGAGTTGCGGACGTTACTTTTCAAGGCCTTGGACATGAAGATTTTGTTTACTGAACTCTAGATTCGGATTCAGTAcaagtttcgattttttttaccgaattcggtaactgaaatgttatcaaaaattaggaaaattttcaaaattcggtAACAAAAATAAGGTTAcgcaattttagttttttttttttcttggtttaTTCAACCAAATCCGGTAAGTATACTATAGTTTTCGACAGTTGGtcgatacacggagaaaaaagagttcccaaaatcgtgaacaagcgttcatgaaaatgggaaccgcgaacaaagtgttcaaatcacgattttgaaaaacgtaccatgaaatttgaacactttgttcgtggtacccattttcatgaacgcttgttcacgattttaggaattcttttttctccgtgtagttttagattttttttaaaccgaatCCATTGTGTGAGATCGGTAAaacatctttaaaaataaacaaaaaagtgcATATCTTAATGTTTTAACTGAAATCTAGCAGTTGAGAAATCGATGATATTTCGCCGAATTCAGAAACAaaataagtttgacaatttaagattttaaccaaatttggtaaaattttccaagctcggtaaaaaaaaaatctaaatacaaaaatgtttagttttttttaactgaatttGGTATTTGATCAAATAATACCGGATTCAGTGAGAAatctttatttattatttcaaaatcaataaaaattctttgtacaaattttcagttaaaattagataaaaatttTCCGAATTcgataaaatatattaaattatacaattttagatttttttaaacgaattcGGTAATTGATAAGATAAGCATTTAGATTAGTGAAGCATCTTTGAAAAttagtcaaaaaaattaagccttatattttttaatgaaatccaTTGTTTGAAGTCAACGaatgttcagcagttgaaaaaacGGTGATATTTCAccgatttcagaaaaaaagtaagttttaataattttagattttttttaccgaattcggtacttgaatttggtaaaattttcaacacttattaaaaataaaaaaaatcttgcttataaatttttagtagttttttttGGATTCGGTAAATTTTATCGGTTTTATTAATAATCTAAGTATAAacgattttttcgattttttttacattgggtaattgaaaatttagt
Coding sequences:
- the LOC120423649 gene encoding calmodulin-binding transcription activator 1-like isoform X1, whose protein sequence is MTSQAVYCLSLQIRPPTEEGSSQQVVATSSGGNVTVSGNELTKMVTTTTQATAPGGAIITGLDSKSVTITEAASRQLQFQTAQAQQSQQQQQPQQHSNIILVRGSRSENGQIILQNTHELLSLLSDEDKPILLQHQRLKAKTLPEVTTASTGGNTILFQQAIKSNVADGTILLQSSDGLKKTALTAPDGGSIFLQQRLNKNGSTDGPILLRTLKRIDKSQSILVIRNATHTATATANANASSTSTSASVVASAAMTVSAAPATATIVKAKPQATVLTVAEDVDIKKEPTATVAKLVPKPVNMPLGTDGEPIKLPENLESLPRADHFPTQRHRWNTNEEIAAILISFDKHSEWQSKEVKTRPKSGSMLLYSRKKVRYRRDGYCWKKRKDGKTTREDHMKLKVQGTECIYGCYVHSAILPTFHRRCYWLLQNPDIVLVHYLNVPYPDDNKMAVITPNLALWGDKKEWTKEELVSQLKPMFFPAVFSEDEPDATNEIEISTAETVEAIVSQLMEKQRMARQSALVKQLECGCPDANCVDGKSCSHPMRRISAAKSASTELGKRTTEGGAAGHLGGGAGTAPNVLIGSRMYPRWIDNRQRSREQQQQALLDSARQSGQKDTPIHFQVIPTSQQQQQSSSSTNHSNNLNSIRAAIAGNHHPSSAAGTTPASSTSSIVVSSSNLTLTQHLNSLNGTASNNSQLTSVSSHITNGHLAAAQQQQQQQHQLHHHQQRAHMIIAGNNSSSVAASNNGREAHISMATARTTPTSSSSSSSGVDSSVVNQRQPAADAGNTANGGGLMSNGTNGSNSGGHHNHITVNNGAVTSASMVSANGGGGGGAVTSGASSGGTPSLVLSLSQLQGSPGSLLILNGQQQSFVCHPSQQQQQQQQQLHQQQLLQQRKAALENAAAKADSSSSGSSSGGSIKMENSPSDSCSSSGLVPKQEVMDASSSSSASPGSMLGHHQHQGPTSNGLFGGFLKHSLAGQHHDNMPFFNETLDLSQEDIQKTLSANMPLGHGQGGGVGAGTQSGTPTDDVMNGEINPMDFIENCGDNHDAVDDDVFVNLDAFDMLVEFPELELDAKSSFLNESETGTDAGGDLDDAASDLSHYKLSADSGIVADGSLHHGGSNASTITDFSPEWAYPEGGIKVLVTGPWSASSSYTVLFDSFPVPTTLVQNGVLRCYCPAHEVGVVTLQVACDGYVISNAVNFEYKSPPKFETKCEGSGNDMLYKFNLLNRLESIDEKLQIKVEPGELPEDSTLFKQTNFEDRLVSYCESLTAKMWRSVTPGSWLGKHRGMTLLHLASALGYAKLVRTMLTWKAENSNVILEAEIDALSQDQDGFTPLMWACARGHIEAAVVLYKWNQTALNVKNNAQQSPLEVAKCRGFSGLVAELEKHETKRLQTKSKSLASTSASAMPTLASITSSCTTSTSTASAVAAPSRPSSASSIASAATLAAGSRRNSRSRTAAIEPPEVAATDSSPEHSFISDLFSYNDALNASNSDSCSNDNFGLSSSFNPSLSPYGDHKSGGSSTSGTLHYALENNNSNPMLSNALSPNSDSNRSHDGVFLRPGAVFSSGQSPPGARLSKRSSIDSGINMETRSSLSKAGKSLRESQRLNRTDRSMSLPLTAGGSVSGGQGSSPFGVSAAIVGSAAAKGTTSSSGGGGPGSDSDNFSLSLNDRSTESPSQNSSNLSNTSLLSPLRKMDFALCEVSAAGSSPMCEDTDSLQDDDRHSVVTITGHHSHHGHVYHQEIGAGGGGGGGGVGGAAAGEGTSGGGDSDAKVLTLAEQIIAAMPERIKNESEEIMSLGSPMPESLSEDTSGMGMLNDSFMEPLLDSLPSSQFEEFNFEFSDHNYRYHDVGTPCSSLSPASSGPLQSPASYSIPQDAPVGSPSPPPTTQDFTEFLQSTNANPFEKDFSNLKLTEREQRELYEAAKCIQKAYRSYKGRKSRMEEQDKERSAAVVIQNYYRRYKQYAYYRQMTQAAVIIQNGYRSYCENKRFKKSQAGGGHQALASGVSGAADGCPEAAGSTSCYYKKQHSPQQQQQQQHMNNQGGSSKEPSPSGPLKRTYSQRTQNQAARKIQQFMRQSKNNTWDEQMTNLATERTSRKREAGPPTPGGVPPKLAVSRSSSGYQRSKVN